In Pyrus communis chromosome 8, drPyrComm1.1, whole genome shotgun sequence, one genomic interval encodes:
- the LOC137741911 gene encoding E3 UFM1-protein ligase 1 homolog, giving the protein MDDELLELQRQFEFAQQAKSSIRLSDRNVVELVQKLQELHIIDFELLHTVTGKEYITPDQLRNEISVEVSKLGRVSLIDLADATGVDLYHVEKQAQHVVSDDLGLMLIQGEIISQSYWDSVAEEVNDRLQECSQIALAELAAQLHVSSEMVASVLEPRLGTLVKGRLEGGQLYTPAYVARVTAMVRGAARGIAVPTNLSLLWSSLQQLLQEMDGGSGVAVEGSFFQSLFNGLVKEGQLLGSLRAGVHWTPNVFAIAQKESIDSFFSQNSFINYDVLHKLRIPQPIQFLQSRYPEGIPLVTTFVHPSMIEMLDAAMEDALERDSWIDSLSILPMSFGSQDASKLLSLCPSIQQGLKSDKAILFGDSYVFSSGFIKDVYDLLEKEMETFSVSVPSSTVVSDDLHETKIGHDTSRSTASNETVSDSSSNKQATEKGSKKKKGRGAGNMMTGPAESELDNQDSVPTKSKKNQRKGKNISSGQAAESKAAAKLVKIKEENLNVPSEDWVMNKITALVPDFEEQGLDGPQTILGPLAHYLRPKLINSWKERRKALFTENAERMKNLLDNLQKKLDESFLNMQLYEKALDLFEDDQSTSVIFHRHLLRTTATTIADILLHNLDMHNKLKNGVEEVAEPQISESISLNAGERTSIAKNFPGSLSIKALAVVEALEGKRVETFMTALRDIAEESGLLLKKLDKKLERTLLHSYQKDLVSQVSAETDPVPLLPKVVSLIYVQVHHKALQAPGRAIAVAVSRLKDKLDESAFKILTDYQTTTVTLLTLISGASGEEEDCSSDRILSKRELLETQMPTLKGLVLRTSQS; this is encoded by the exons ATGGACGACGAATTGCTGGAACTGCAGAGGCAATTCGAGTTCGCACAGCAGGCGAAATCGAGCATCAGATTATCCGATCGAAACGTCGTCGAATTGGTCCAGAAGCTTCAGGAGCTGCATATCATCGACTTCGAGCTTCTCCACACCGTTACCGGCAAAGAATACATTACTCCC GATCAATTGAGGAATGAGATATCGGTGGAGGTCAGTAAACTAGGGCGTGTTTCGTTGATTGACCTGGCGGACGCTACCGGAGTTGATTTGTATCATGTTGAGAAGCAAGCTCAACATGTTGTTTCGGATGATCTGGGGCTTATGTTGATTCAAGGGGAAATAATATCGCAGTCTTATTGGGATTCTGTCGCCGAAGAAGTCAATGACAGGCTTCAAGAGTGTAGCCAAATCGCTCTGGCAGAACTTGCCGCGCAGTTGCATGTCAGTTCGGAAATGGTGGCATCTGTGTTGGAGCCCCGCCTTGGGACTTTG GTGAAAGGTAGGCTTGAAGGTGGGCAATTGTATACACCTGCATATGTTGCACGGGTTACTGCTATGGTTCGTGGTGCTGCCAGAGGTATCGCAGTTCCCACAAACTTATCATTGTTGTGGAGTTCCTTACAGCAGTTGCTGCAAGAGATGGATGGAGGGAGTGGAGTGGCTGTAGAAGGTTCTTTTTTCCAGTCCCTATTTAATGGGCTTGTAAAGGAAGGACAGCTTCTTGGATCACTTCGTGCAGGAGTTCATTGGACACCTAAT GTCTTTGCCATTGCTCAAAAGGAATCAAttgattctttcttttcacag AATtctttcattaactatgatgttCTGCACAAACTTAGAATTCCTCAGCCTATTCAGTTCTTGCAG TCCAGATATCCAGAAGGCATACCTTTGGTTACTACATTTGTTCACCCCTCAATGATTGAGATGCTTGATGCTGCTATGGAAGATGCTCTCGAACGTGATAGCTG GATCGATTCTCTTTCTATACTGCCGATGTCCTTTGGGTCTCAAGATGCATCTAAACTTTTGTCCCTTTGCCCTTCCATTCAGCAGGGTCTCAAG TCTGATAAAGCAATACTATTCGGGGACTCGTATGTGTTTAGCAGTGGCTTTATCAAG GATGTGTATGATCTCCTAGAGAAAGAAATGGAAACCTTTAGTGTTTCAGTTCCTTCCAGTACTGTGGTGTCAGATGATTTGCATGAGACAAAAATTGGTCATGACACAAGCAGGTCGACTGCGTCAAATGAAACTGTTAGTGACAGCAGCAGTAATAAACAGGCAACAGAGAAAggatcaaaaaagaaaaaaggtagagGGGCTGGGAACATGATGACAGGGCCAGCTGAGAGTGAGCTGGACAACCAGGACAGTGTTCCTACGAAATCTAAGAAAAACCAAAGGAAAGGCAAGAATATCTCTTCCGGGCAGGCCGCAGAGTCAAAAGCAGCTGCTAAATTGGtgaaaataaaagaggaaaaTCTCAACGTCCCTTCAGAAGATTGGGTAATGAATAAGATTACAGCGCTAGTAcctgattttgaagaacaag GTCTTGACGGTCCCCAAACAATTCTTGGACCTTTGGCACACTATTTGAGGCCTAAGTTAATCAACTCCTGGAAGGAGAGAAGAAAGGCATTGTTTACAGAAAATGCGGAGAGAATGAAGAACTTGCTTGATAATTTGCAAAAGAAACTTGATGAG TCTTTCTTAAATATGCAGCTTTATGAAAAGGCTTTAGATTTGTTTGAAGATGACCAATCAACCTCA GTCATTTTTCACCGGCATCTGTTAAGAACAACAGCTACTACCATTGCCGATATACTTCTTCACAATTTG GACATGCACAACAAATTGAAGAATGGAGTCGAAGAAGTTGCCGAGCCTCAAATTTCAGAATCTATTTCCCTCAATGCGGGAGAGAGAACTTCCATT GCCAAGAATTTTCCTGGATCTCTTTCAATCAAGGCTCTTGCTGTGGTTGAAGCATTGGAAGGAAAG CGGGTGGAAACATTCATGACTGCTCTAAGAGATATTGCAGAAGAGAG CGGCTTGCTCTTGAAAAAGCTTGACAAGAAACTGGAAAGAACGCTTCTGCATTCATATCAGAAG GATTTGGTGTCTCAAGTTTCTGCTGAGACAGATCCAGTTCCTCTTTTGCCAAAAGTTGTTTCCCTGATTTACGTTCag GTTCACCATAAAGCACTTCAAGCACCTGGAAGGGCCATCGCTGTTGCTGTTTCACGGCTGAAG GATAAACTGGATGAATCAGCCTTCAAGATCTTGACAGATTATCAAACTACAACAGTGACCCTGTTAACGTTAATATCTGGTGCAAGTGGAGAG GAAGAAGATTGTTCATCTGATAGAATTTTGAGCAAAAGGGAGCTTTTGGAGACTCAAATGCCTACACTCAAAGGCCTGGTCTTACGCACCTCACAATCCTGA
- the LOC137742053 gene encoding ankyrin repeat-containing protein At5g02620-like, whose protein sequence is MEAEAASAEQPQAAAQPTLPRKKMTKQLTGKRDDTPLHSGARSGNMAVVMDILENTEEGALKELLTKQNSSDETALYVAAEYGYVDLVREMIKCYDLSDAGIKARNGFDAFHIAAKQGDMDVLNVLMEAHPELTMTVDLSNTTALHTAAAQGHIEVVSFLLEAGSSLATIAKSNGKTALHSAARNGHLEVLKALLDKEPGITTRVDKKGQTALHMAAKGQNLEVVEQLINADPSLINMADNKDNTALHIATRKGRGEIVKILLEHSETNTKAVNKSAETALDTAEKTGNSDIKAFLQERGVQSAKEIKPQARNPARELKQTVSDIKHEVHHQLEHTRQTRRRVQGIAKRLHKMHSEGLNNAINSNTVVAVLIATVTFAAIFQIPGQYVDDPEDIPKGQSLGEANIAPKLAFIIFFIFDSIALFISLAVVVVQTSVVVIESKAKKQMMAIINKLMWLACVLVSVAFLALSFVVVGEQKWLAIGVTIIGTVIMAATLGTMCFWVVRHRIEAKNMRSIQRTSLDSRSRSWSLSAVMSESELLNNDYKKMYAI, encoded by the exons ATGGAGGCAGAGGCGGCCTCGGCTGAGCAGCCGCAGGCGGCGGCGCAGCCAACCTTACCCCGGAAGAAGATGACGAAGCAGTTAACAGGAAAGCGCGATGATACGCCTTTGCATTCCGGAGCGAGGTCAGGAAACATGGCCGTGGTGATGGATATCCTTGAAAATACAGAAGAGGGTGCGTTGAAGGAGTTATTGACAAAGCAGAACTCATCTGATGAAACAGCACTATATGTTGCTGCAGAATATGGTTATGTTGATTTGGTCAGGGAGATGATCAAGTGCTACGATCTCTCTGACGCCGGAATCAAAGCGAGAAACGGGTTTGATGCGTTCCACATTGCTGCCAAACAAGGGGATATGG ATGTGTTGAATGTGCTTATGGAGGCTCATCCGGAATTGACCATGACGGTGGATCTATCAAACACCACGGCTTTGCACACAGCTGCTGCGCAAGGGCATATCGAGGTGGTGAGCTTTCTGTTGGAAGCAGGAAGCAGCCTGGCAACCATTGCTAAAAGCAATGGCAAGACCGCGCTGCATTCTGCGGCGAGAAATGGTCATTTGGAGGTTCTGAAAGCGCTTTTGGACAAGGAGCCTGGTATCACAACACGTGTGGATAAGAAGGGGCAAACGGCACTTCACATGGCGGCTAAGGGGCAGAATCTTGAGGTGGTGGAGCAGTTGATTAACGCAGATCCTTCTTTGATAAACATGGCGGATAACAAAGACAATACCGCATTGCATATAGCTACTCGGAAGGGTAGAGGGGAG ATTGTGAAGATACTACTCGAACACAGTGAAACCAACACAAAGGCAGTAAACAAGTCTGCAGAAACTGCCCTTGACACTGCCGAGAAAACTGGGAACTCGGACATTAAAGCTTTTCTCCAAGAGCGTGGTGTCCAGAGTGCTAAAGAAATCAAGCCACAAGCAAGAAACCCAGCTCGAGAGCTGAAACAAACAGTGAGTGACATCAAGCACGAAGTCCACCACCAGCTAGAACACACTCGCCAAACCAGAAGACGCGTCCAAGGCATTGCCAAACGCCTTCACAAAATGCACTCGGAAGGCCTCAACAATGCCATAAACTCAAACACTGTCGTGGCTGTCCTCATTGCCACGGTCACCTTTGCGGCAATTTTCCAAATCCCTGGCCAATACGTTGACGACCCTGAAGACATTCCCAAGGGGCAGTCACTTGGCGAGGCAAACATTGCTCCCAAACTCGCCTTCATAATCTTCTTCATCTTCGACTCCATTGCGCTTTTCATTTCTCTTGCTGTCGTGGTGGTGCAAACTTCAGTGGTGGTAATCGAGAGCAAGGCGAAGAAGCAGATGATGGCGATCATCAACAAGCTGATGTGGTTGGCTTGCGTGCTTGTTTCCGTGGCATTTTTGGCGCTCTCTTTCGTTGTGGTGGGTGAACAGAAGTGGCTAGCAATTGGAGTAACAATCATAGGAACTGTAATTATGGCTGCAACTTTGGGGACTATGTGTTTCTGGGTAGTTAGGCATCGGATTGAGGCGAAAAACATGAGGAGCATTCAGAGAACATCGTTGGACAGCAGATCGCGGTCGTGGTCGTTGTCTGCAGTAATGTCTGAATCTGAGCTCCTCAACAATGACTATAAGAAAATGTATGCAATCTGA